One segment of Gammaproteobacteria bacterium DNA contains the following:
- a CDS encoding DUF3387 domain-containing protein, which translates to MVKGFLAAKDSRLESIPEAEGFGRIAAINSIKNAINDSDEERKRFELLAREAFKKFRACVTLPGVNAHRWDMDAINIVYKSLQEDRDAADITAIIRDLHRIVDETIAPRTNAGSGEERLVYDISAIDFDALRKEYERHHGGLNSAVQNIKDAVEKRLARMIAQNPLRTNFQTHYEELVDTYNREKDRVTIERTFEELLKVVKALDDESQRAVAEGLDEESLALFDLLKKEQLDKEDIAQIKKVAKELLARLRSDLQRYHDWRARQAARDAIRTQIHDFLYADATGLPTGSYTDAEVEFRAERIYQHVLTQYADFESRTLLH; encoded by the coding sequence ATGGTAAAAGGATTCCTGGCGGCCAAAGACTCTCGCCTGGAATCGATCCCCGAGGCGGAAGGGTTCGGGCGCATCGCCGCGATCAATTCAATCAAGAACGCCATTAATGACAGCGACGAGGAACGCAAGCGCTTCGAGCTACTGGCGCGTGAGGCATTCAAAAAATTCCGGGCCTGCGTGACGTTGCCTGGGGTCAACGCTCATCGCTGGGACATGGATGCCATTAACATCGTCTACAAGAGCCTACAGGAGGACCGGGACGCGGCTGACATCACCGCGATCATCCGCGACCTGCATCGAATCGTGGATGAGACGATCGCGCCACGCACGAACGCTGGCAGCGGGGAAGAGCGGCTCGTGTACGACATCAGCGCCATCGACTTCGACGCGCTGCGCAAAGAGTACGAGCGCCATCACGGCGGGCTCAATTCGGCTGTGCAAAACATCAAAGATGCAGTGGAAAAGCGCCTGGCGAGGATGATTGCGCAGAATCCGCTACGGACTAACTTCCAGACCCATTACGAAGAATTAGTCGATACCTACAACCGCGAGAAAGACCGCGTGACGATTGAGCGCACCTTTGAGGAACTCCTGAAAGTCGTCAAGGCGCTCGACGACGAGTCGCAGCGCGCGGTGGCCGAAGGGCTGGACGAGGAATCGCTGGCTTTGTTCGATCTGTTGAAGAAAGAGCAACTGGACAAGGAGGATATTGCCCAGATCAAGAAAGTTGCGAAAGAACTGCTGGCGCGATTGCGTTCCGACTTGCAGCGTTACCATGACTGGCGCGCGAGACAGGCGGCGCGCGATGCCATCCGCACGCAGATTCACGATTTTCTCTATGCCGATGCGACGGGCTTGCCCACCGGCAGCTACACCGACGCGGAAGTCGAGTTTCGAGCCGAGCGCATTTATCAACATGTGCTGACGCAGTATGCGGATTTTGAGTCGCGCACACTGCTCCATTAA